The following is a genomic window from Episyrphus balteatus chromosome 1, idEpiBalt1.1, whole genome shotgun sequence.
attttagtatagaaaagttaaattttggaattttctgTGCATTTAAGCTAAAGAAGTGGTGAGATTATAAAAATTGACGATATTATCCACTATGAACAAGGGCAAACCAAAGTGAGAAGAGTTTAAATGTTGgttaattcttaaaaattgaGAACTTAACACTTTTAATAGCAATTAGATCCAATGAGTACCTACGGTAGCCAGGCCCTTGAATGTTCATTTTGCTTTGATTCCAAGCGTTATCAATACTCGAATGTATTTGATCATGCTAAAAGAAATGCACACTCTACTATTAAAAATGCAAGTGACCTTTGGCGAGCGTGTAGAAATCAACCTTCTTTCCTAAATCGAGGAAATAGAAATATAATACACATCAACGTTGATTTGTTTTCCATGTAGAAAAGATTTCATCCCAATTCTTTTTGCTTCATCTGCATTCGTAGCAAATATAGCTACCTATAGCCAAAACTTTAAATGATTCAATCGGCGAGATTTTAGTAGTGCActtaatattcaaatttttaccaTACTGTTAATCTCAGTAATTTACTTCAAAATAAATGGTTCGTGTTTTTTACTTATCGATaacattaaacaatttttcCCACAATCTTATGacataattattttaactgttccAGATTTCTTTCGAGAGAGATACTCCTTAGATTTTCAATCACTATACGCAAACATGTGGAAtttatttaatgcaaattatttttattttttattgttagtttcatttttaaagtGCATCAAATTAATAACTACGTatgatgttttattttattacaggGTCTTTTAGATAAATATCTCATCCCCAAAGCCAGTAATCCAGAAAGTAAGGTGTTTTACCTAAAAATGAAGGGAGATTATTACAGGTATTTAGCTGAAGTGGCTACAGGAGATGCGCGCAATAGTAAGTACATTAtatatatcaatattttttataaatttaagcaaACATATCCctaaacacatttaaaaaattgtttgaaaagagaatttctGAAGAATTAACAAATttcctaaaatattaaaacagcCGTGGTAGATGACTCCCAAACTGCTTACCAGGATGCATTTGAAATTAGCAAGGGTAAAATGCAACCAACACATCCAATCAGATTGGGTCTTGCACTCAATTTCTCAGTCTTCTATTATGAGATTCTTAATTCTCCAGACAAAGCTTGCCAATTGGCCAAACAggttattatcaaaaaaatttaattaaaaaaaaaaaaacacgatatAGGAGTAATCTTAAGAATTCCGATTGATTGGAAGAGTCGGAtatccaaaaaaagaaaaagctacCTTAAAATCCTTGTTACATTTCACAAAAACTAACatctttttaaacatttatacttttcatttatttatttattgtttcctttaatttattcttattttcttgttttcaatctttgaacataaaaaaaaacaatcgtatTAAACCATAAATATATTGGCACTGAAATAAACAATAACCAGCTGTGGTCGAAGATTCTCAAAAGGCATATCAGGAGGCATTTGATATCGCTAAATCGAAAATGCAACCAACGCATCCAATCAGATTAGGCCTCGCACTCAACTTCTCGGTCTTCTATTATGAAATTATTAATTCACCAGCGAGGGCTTGTCACTTAGCAAAACAGGTCAATTATCTctttcaaatttattaaaattgcatCTACAAGAATTTGTATGTTCTGTGGCCATTTTGCTTAATATTATAGAAGGTCTCtcaacagtaatgtttttgagacattttttgtatgaaaggtCCAGgggaaaagaattaaaaaataaataaaaaaaacattcgcgaaatatatgtatgtacatataaggaaaattattaactttgaagaaaaattatatttaccgTTTTTTCCCTTTGGCCTTTCAtatattattagttttttttttaattccatttggataagttatttttttcaaaattaacaaacGTTTGATGCAGCAAGTATACGTTTTTCCTTTTAACATTACTGAACATTCCTTAATATTATAACTTAACCAATTTCAtgacaaaatatatattttttttaacacttgtCATTAAACTAAGTTGTTGAATTGTTTTAACCCACTAAAGCTTGGAAATATATCGCGatgataattaaaaattaaatccactAGTTTATATTCTATTTCCGATAAGTTTATATCTAGGCTGAGAGACCACTCACAATACTTTCATTCAATGCCGCCTTGAGGTTGTAATGTGTGCAATTTGTTTCTAGGTCCGGTCAGTGttaatatttgattttaatttttttttttttgaaattttatatttcccGGAACTATATATTTACCAGCACTAGACACAAACCCAGtaacattatttttgaaattacataCTAATTGACTActctaaaaatattaacaagGAACTATAATATTTGAACTTTGAAATTGTAAAGTAGTTCAGTGCATATATGCATAATTACATAAAACTCAATAGAAATAACAGTTTAATGATatcaacataaatatttttgaattacgaaatttttataaaaaaaggttttaaataaTGCGaataaagtcatttttgaatTATGAAATTTCTATAGAAATTTTAGTTCTAAATGCTCATTGTGAACTATGTACACTTTTAATCTTAAAAGAAATCACATTTTATTACTTctaagtttgaagaaaaaactttcagaaaaaacacttaatttgtttaatatcAAATTAGAATGTGTTGATTTCTTAGCTAGctcgttttaatttttctttttcacaaaTCCATAAAAGTTTCAGTTGAAAGTCAGCGATTTGAATTTGGATTAGACACAAATTTGTTTCTACgataagttaaataattttgtatatttttatatacgTTCACTATGATTTTTcataatgatttttaatttagttcTACTTTAAACAGTTTTCTTCGATAGAACAAATGAAAGTTGTTTTATATGTTGCAAAAGTCCAAATTCTGCAAGGTATCTGTTCTTAATTGTAATTTATATGAGATTTTCCACTACGGTGTATTCGCTGATTCTTCATAATGGAATCTTTAATAAGTGTGAATGTAAATcattaaatcattattaaaaaaaaaaaaacaaataaacttaACGTTAAAACAaacgaaataatttaaaacttgcTTTTTTACTAATATTAATGAAgatatatttattataatattccgtattgaatacaaaaaattgtattattcaAGACTAACGAGATCtagcattgaaaattttaatatttgtcggAATACCCATATAATTAAAGCATAATAATCTTATACTAAAGTTCCCGCTTTAAAACTTAGTACATTTGGCACTTGTTAGACATGATAACTACcctattttacttaaaattgttCAACTGAATTTCATCACTTTTCccgaaactaaaaataaaagcaaaggAAAAACCAAACGAGCTTTACATAAGCAAAACCCCGAAAGCTTTTTGACAAATTAGACTAAAAGTTGTAAGTTTGTAGTAttatttcatattcatatttcTGCTCTTGGCTGAGGATTTTAGATGAGTGGTTTCGTCTTAATTTCAGTGACAGTAAAGTGCCCCGATACCACTTTGGGTCCAGGCATCTATGCTTTGAAAACGCTCTGCTTaagtttaattgaaaattaatttttttgtcgcTTGTACTATTCTCTTCCTTATATCCAAAAGATGGTCTGTACCCTCAATGACCTTAATTAAGCAcacatttaattttcaaaatttgtctcTTGTCAAATAAGTATTATCAGAACATACATTTATAAGAGAGAATGCTTTGTAGCAAAAAATTTTACTCCTTGTatcgtgttttattttttttttttactaatgttaattttttttacttaagttcTTGTACATCGGTGTTATaacaaatgttttaaaatttatacagGCGTTCGATGACGCGATAGCTGAGCTAGACACTCTTAATGAAGATTCATACAAAGACTCAACACTTATCATGCAATTGTTGAGAGACAACCTCACTTTATGGACATCGGACACGCAGGGGGATGCTGATGAACCACAGGAAGGTGGTGACAACTAACCAAACTAAATGTTCCCTTTTGACTAtgcaaatataatataaaaaaaaaaacaaacaattaaaatacaaaataaaaacaaacaaaatcataaaaaaaaaacataaaaatgaaacaaaattcagaaaagATAAAATCTTTGAAGGAAATATAGCAAAATGACACTAACAGCAAATTAATAATTAACAGAGAAGAGACAGAAAAAAAACGGATTCTTTCTCTATTCTGTTAGTTCTCTTTGCAGGAAAATTTAACGTCagtgaaac
Proteins encoded in this region:
- the LOC129913618 gene encoding 14-3-3 protein zeta isoform X1; amino-acid sequence: MSTVDKEELVQKAKLAEQSERYDDMAQAMKSVTETGVELSNEERNLLSVAYKNVVGARRSSWRVISSIEQKTEASARKQQLAREYRERVEKELREICYEVLGLLDKYLIPKASNPESKVFYLKMKGDYYRYLAEVATGDARNTVVDDSQTAYQDAFEISKGKMQPTHPIRLGLALNFSVFYYEILNSPDKACQLAKQAFDDAIAELDTLNEDSYKDSTLIMQLLRDNLTLWTSDTQGDADEPQEGGDN
- the LOC129913618 gene encoding 14-3-3 protein zeta isoform X2 — its product is MSTVDKEELVQKAKLAEQSERYDDMAQAMKSVTETGVELSNEERNLLSVAYKNVVGARRSSWRVISSIEQKTEASARKQQLAREYRERVEKELREICYEVLGLLDKYLIPKASNPESKVFYLKMKGDYYRYLAEVATGDARNTVVEDSQKAYQEAFDIAKSKMQPTHPIRLGLALNFSVFYYEIINSPARACHLAKQAFDDAIAELDTLNEDSYKDSTLIMQLLRDNLTLWTSDTQGDADEPQEGGDN